From Coturnix japonica isolate 7356 chromosome 1, Coturnix japonica 2.1, whole genome shotgun sequence, the proteins below share one genomic window:
- the CHRM2 gene encoding muscarinic acetylcholine receptor M2: MNNSTYINSSSENVIALESPYKTIEVVFIVLVAGSLSLVTIIGNILVMVSIKVNRHLQTVNNYFLFSLACADLIIGIFSMNLYTLYTVIGYWPLGPVVCDLWLALDYVVSNASVMNLLIISFDRYFCVTKPLTYPVKRTTKMAGMMIAAAWVLSFILWAPAILFWQFIVGGRTVPDKDCYIQFLSNPAVTFGTAIAAFYLPVIIMTVLYWQISRASKSRIKKGKKEAAQNQDPVSPSLVQGKIVKPNNNNIPTSSDGLEHNKIQNGKTTGESVMENCVQGEEKDSSNDSTSVSVVPSNVKEDEAAKDASQTSASQDHLRVENSKLTCIRIATKSQKGDCCAPTNTTVEIVGTNGDEKQNSVARKIVKMTKQPAKKKPPPSREKKVTRTILAILLAFIITWTPYNVMVLINSFCASCIPGTVWTIGYWLCYINSTINPACYALCNATFKKTFKHLLMCHYKNIGATR; this comes from the coding sequence atgaataaCTCAACGTACATAAACTCTTCCTCTGAAAATGTAATAGCTCTGGAGAGCCCCTATAAAACTATTGAAGTGGTCTTCATCGTCTTGGTGGCAGGGTCCCTCAGCTTAGTTACCATAATTGGGAACATCCTGGTCATGGTGTCAATCAAAGTCAACAGGCACCTGCAGACTGTCAACAACTATTTCCTGTTCAGCTTGGCCTGTGCTGACTTGATCATAGGCATCTTTTCCATGAACCTATATACCCTCTACACTGTGATAGGCTACTGGCCCTTAGGGCCTGTGGTATGTGACCTCTGGCTGGCTCTTGACTATGTGGTCAGCAACGCCTCTGTGATGAACCTCCTTATCATCAGCTTTGACAGATACTTTTGTGTCACCAAGCCTTTGACATACCCTGTAAAGCGGACCACTAAGATGGCAGGCATGATGATTGCAGCTGCATGGGTTCTCTCCTTCATACTGTGGGCCCCTGCAATTCTCTTCTGGCAGTTCATTGTAGGGGGGAGGACTGTTCCCGACAAGGATTGCTACATCCAGTTTCTTTCCAATCCTGCTGTCACTTTTGGCACTGCCATCGCAGCTTTCTACTTACCTGTTATAATCATGACTGTTCTTTACTGGCAAATCTCTCGAGCCAGCAAGAGTCGgataaagaaagggaaaaaggaagctGCCCAAAACCAGGATCCAGTTTCCCCCAGCCTTGTCCAAGGTAAAATAGTGAAACCAAACAATAACAACATCCCAACTAGTTCAGATGGGCTGGAAcataacaaaatacaaaatggaaaaacCACTGGAGAGAGTGTGATGGAAAACTGTGTTCAAGGGGAGGAGAAGGACAGCTCAAATGACTCCACCTCAGTGAgtgtggtcccttccaatgtAAAAGAGGATGAAGCTGCCAAAGATGCCAGCCAGACTTCTGCCTCCCAAGACCATCTCAGAGTGGAGAACTCCAAGCTGACTTGCATCAGGATAGCAACCAAGTCTCAAAAAGGTGACTGCTGTGCTCCCACCAACACCACTGTGGAGATTGTAGGCACCAATGGGGATGAGAAGCAGAATAGTGTAGCCCGGAAAATTGTCAAGATGACGAAGCAGCCAGCCAAAAAGAAACCACCACCttctagagagaaaaaagtgacAAGGACCATTCTAGCCATCCTCCTAGCCTTCATCATCACCTGGACCCCATACAATGTTATGGTGCTCATCAACAGCTTCTGTGCATCCTGCATCCCTGGTACTGTATGGACCATAGGTTATTGGCTTTGTTACATCAACAGCACCATCAACCCTGCTTGTTATGCACTCTGCAATGCCACATTCAAGAAGACCTTTAAGCACCTTCTTATGTGTCACTACAAGAATATAGGAGCAacaaggtaa